Proteins encoded together in one Cicer arietinum cultivar CDC Frontier isolate Library 1 chromosome 4, Cicar.CDCFrontier_v2.0, whole genome shotgun sequence window:
- the LOC101497934 gene encoding pentatricopeptide repeat-containing protein At2g03880, mitochondrial-like codes for MVAQSCVRLLYTCRHVFHIRQVHANVLIYGTFNDLVVANKLLYFYVQHKAIDDAHHLFDEMPMRDPTTWSVMIGGFSKLGGYANCYATFREILRYGVTPDNYTLPFVIRTCRDRKDFQMGQMIHDVVLKHGLLLDHFVCATLVDMYAKCMVIEDARRLFDIMLSKDLVTWTVMIGGYADCNAYESLVLFDRMMEEGFVPDKVAMVTVVNACAKLGAMHKARFVNEYICRNGFSLDVILGTAMIDMYAKCGCVESAREVFDRMKERNVISWSAMIAAYGYHGKGKEALDLFHMMLNSAILPNRITFVSLLYACSHAGLIEDGLRFFNSMWEDYAVRPDIKHYTCVVDLFGRAGRLDEAAKLIETMSVVKDERLWSALLGACRIHGNMELAEKAANSLLELQPQNPGNYVLLSNIYAKAGKWEKVAEFRDMINQRKLKKVPGWTWIEVDNETYQFSVGDRSHPQSNEIYETLMSVIRKLEMAGYVPDTEFVLQDVEDEVKKEMLYTHSEKLAIAFGLISIPQGDPIRISKNLRVCGDCHTFSKMVSAVMRRSIIVRDANRFHHFNEGTCSCGDYW; via the coding sequence ATGGTAGCTCAATCTTGCGTTCGTCTTCTATATACCTGCAGACACGTTTTCCATATCAGACAAGTTCACGCTAACGTGTTAATCTACGGAACATTCAATGATCTCGTTGTTGCAAACAAACTCCTTTATTTCTATGTCCAACACAAGGCCATTGATGATGCACACCATCTGTTTGATGAAATGCCAATGAGAGATCCAACAACTTGGAGTGTCATGATTGGTGGATTTTCCAAGCTTGGTGGTTATGCCAATTGTTATGCAACCTTTAGGGAAATTCTTAGATATGGTGTTACCCCTGATAACTACACTTTACCTTTTGTGATTAGAACTTGTAGGGACAGAAAGGATTTTCAAATGGGTCAAATGATTCATGATGTGGTATTGAAACATGGGCTGTTATTGGATCATTTTGTTTGTGCTACTCTTGTGGATATGTATGCTAAGTGTATGGTGATTGAGGATGCACGCCGGTTATTTGATATAATGCTTAGTAAGGATCTTGTAACGTGGACGGTTATGATTGGTGGTTATGCGGATTGCAATGCATATGAGTCGTTGGTTTTGTTTGATCGGATGATGGAAGAAGGTTTTGTTCCCGATAAGGTTGCTATGGTGACGGTTGTTAATGCTTGTGCTAAATTGGGGGCTATGCATAAGGCTAGGTTTGTTAATGAGTATATTTGTAGGAATGGTTTCTCTTTGGATGTGATCTTGGGGACTGCAATGATTGACATGTACGCCAAGTGCGGATGCGTCGAGTCTGCAAGAGAGGTTTTCGATAGGATGAAAGAGAGAAACGTTATTTCGTGGAGTGCCATGATCGCCGCCTATGGATATCATGGGAAGGGAAAAGAAGCTCTTGACTTATTTCATATGATGTTGAACTCTGCGATTTTGCCAAATAGGATCACATTTGTCTCGCTCTTATATGCTTGTAGTCATGCAGGACTAATCGAAGACGGTCTTCGCTTCTTCAATTCGATGTGGGAAGATTATGCTGTTAGACCTGATATCAAACATTATACCTGTGTGGTTGACCTTTTTGGACGTGCAGGGAGGCTAGACGAGGCGGCGAAATTGATAGAGACCATGTCAGTTGTAAAAGATGAAAGGCTCTGGAGTGCTTTGCTTGGAGCATGTAGAATTCATGGGAACATGGAGTTGGCTGAAAAGGCAGCGAATTCTCTTCTTGAACTACAGCCTCAAAATCCAGGGAACTATGTTTTACTATCTAATATATATGCAAAAGCTGGTAAGTGGGAAAAGGTGGCAGAATTTAGGGATATGATAAACCAAAGGAAGCTGAAGAAAGTTCCTGGATGGACATGGATCGAAGTTGATAATGAAACCTATCAGTTTAGTGTTGGAGATAGATCACATCCTCAATCAAATGAAATCTATGAAACGTTGATGAGTGTAATTAGGAAGTTGGAGATGGCTGGCTATGTACCTGATACAGAATTTGTGTTGCAAGATGTTGAAGACGAAGTCAAGAAAGAAATGTTGTACACACACAGTGAAAAACTAGCTATTGCATTTGGACTAATTTCCATCCCACAGGGTGATCCCATTAGGATCTCTAAAAATCTGAGGGTCTGTGGTGATTGTCACACGTTTTCTAAGATGGTATCGGCGGTTATGAGAAGGTCGATAATTGTTCGGGATGCGAATCGGTTTCACCATTTTAATGAAGGGACTTGCTCGTGTGGGGACTATTGGTAG